A single genomic interval of Streptomyces sp. NBC_00663 harbors:
- a CDS encoding DMT family transporter, with product MTPAVTAAVLLAAVTHASWNAIAHKITDKLVGFTLIAGGGMLIGLVMVPFVAIPAAGAWPYLIASAVIHVVYYMLLMKSFRLGDFGQAYPIARGSAPLVVTLLAAVFAHEVPDGWAAAGIAVSCAGLTGVALWGLRGRRPNWAAIGAALATGLSIAAYTVVDGLGVRASGSSLGYIAWLMALEGVFVPAYALYRRRGQLIAELRPFAAVGLLGAALSVAAYGLVLWAQTKAELAPIAALRESSIIVGAAIGAVFFKERFGAPRIVAAGLLVAGIGLMLHAG from the coding sequence GTGACGCCGGCCGTCACCGCGGCCGTGCTGCTCGCCGCGGTCACGCACGCCAGCTGGAACGCCATCGCGCACAAGATCACCGACAAGCTGGTCGGGTTCACGCTGATCGCCGGCGGCGGGATGCTGATCGGGCTGGTCATGGTGCCGTTCGTGGCGATACCGGCGGCGGGGGCGTGGCCGTATCTCATCGCCTCCGCCGTGATCCACGTCGTGTACTACATGCTGCTGATGAAGTCCTTCCGGCTGGGGGACTTCGGGCAGGCGTATCCCATCGCCCGCGGCAGCGCGCCCCTGGTCGTCACCCTCCTCGCCGCCGTCTTCGCCCACGAGGTGCCCGACGGATGGGCCGCCGCCGGGATCGCGGTGTCCTGCGCGGGACTGACCGGCGTCGCGCTGTGGGGGCTGCGCGGGCGTCGGCCCAACTGGGCGGCGATCGGGGCCGCGTTGGCGACGGGCCTGTCCATCGCCGCGTACACCGTCGTCGACGGGCTCGGGGTGCGCGCCTCCGGATCGTCGCTCGGGTACATCGCCTGGCTGATGGCCCTGGAGGGCGTGTTCGTACCGGCATACGCGCTCTACCGTCGGCGCGGGCAACTGATCGCCGAGCTACGGCCGTTCGCGGCGGTCGGACTGCTCGGGGCGGCGCTGTCCGTCGCCGCCTACGGGCTCGTCCTGTGGGCGCAGACCAAGGCCGAGCTGGCGCCGATCGCCGCCCTGCGGGAGTCGTCGATCATCGTCGGCGCGGCCATCGGGGCGGTGTTCTTCAAGGAACGGTTCGGCGCGCCGCGGATCGTCGCGGCCGGGTTGCTGGTGGCCGGGATCGGGCTCATGCTGCACGCCGGGTGA
- a CDS encoding energy-coupling factor ABC transporter permease codes for MHVPDGFIDAPVSAATGVVAAAAVAVSLRGARRELDERTAPLAGLVAAFIFAVQMLNFPVAAGTSGHLLGGALAAILVGPYTGVLCVSVVLLMQGILFADGGLTALGVNITDMAVVTTVVAYAVFRALVKVLPRKRRSITVASFAAALLSVPAAAVAFTFIYWVGGTTDVSIGKVTTAMVGVHVLIGIGEAVITALTVGAVVAVRPDLVYGARDLRQRLKLRVNGELVDAPDPVAVPVAARSHRKVWLAGLVTSLVLAGGVSFYASASPDGLEKVAADQGIDKNTEKHASADSPLADYGVKDVDDARLSGGLAGVIGVGVTVVAGSTVFWAVRRRRTADADASPVSAGV; via the coding sequence GTGCATGTGCCTGATGGATTTATCGACGCCCCCGTATCCGCCGCGACCGGAGTGGTCGCGGCTGCCGCCGTCGCCGTGAGCCTGCGCGGTGCGCGCCGCGAGCTCGACGAGCGCACCGCGCCTCTGGCGGGCCTGGTGGCGGCGTTCATCTTCGCCGTGCAGATGCTCAACTTCCCCGTCGCCGCGGGCACCAGCGGCCACCTCCTGGGCGGCGCCCTCGCGGCGATCCTCGTCGGCCCCTACACCGGCGTGCTCTGCGTCTCCGTCGTCCTGCTCATGCAGGGCATCCTCTTCGCGGACGGCGGACTGACCGCGCTCGGCGTGAACATCACGGACATGGCCGTCGTCACGACGGTCGTCGCGTACGCCGTCTTCCGCGCCCTGGTGAAGGTGCTGCCCCGTAAGCGCCGGTCGATCACCGTGGCCTCCTTCGCCGCCGCGCTGCTCTCCGTCCCGGCCGCGGCCGTCGCCTTCACGTTCATCTACTGGGTCGGCGGCACCACCGACGTCTCCATCGGCAAGGTCACGACCGCGATGGTCGGCGTGCACGTGCTGATCGGCATCGGCGAGGCCGTGATCACCGCGCTGACGGTCGGCGCCGTCGTCGCCGTCCGCCCGGACCTCGTGTACGGCGCCCGCGACCTGCGGCAACGGCTCAAGCTGCGCGTCAACGGCGAACTCGTCGACGCGCCCGACCCGGTGGCCGTCCCCGTCGCCGCCCGCTCGCACCGCAAGGTGTGGCTGGCCGGCCTGGTCACCTCCCTCGTCCTCGCGGGCGGCGTCAGCTTCTACGCCTCCGCCAGCCCCGACGGCCTGGAGAAGGTCGCCGCCGACCAGGGCATCGACAAGAACACCGAGAAGCACGCCTCCGCCGACTCCCCGCTCGCCGACTACGGCGTCAAGGACGTCGACGACGCCCGGCTCTCCGGCGGTCTCGCGGGCGTGATCGGCGTCGGCGTCACGGTCGTCGCGGGCAGCACGGTGTTCTGGGCGGTGCGCAGGCGCCGTACCGCCGACGCGGACGCCTCCCCCGTGAGCGCGGGCGTCTGA
- a CDS encoding MarR family winged helix-turn-helix transcriptional regulator, giving the protein MTNEDPTAADGSLLLDEQLCFALYAAQRAVTAAYRPLLEELGLTYPQYLVLLVLWERGETTVKELAAALRLDYGTVSPLLKRLESAGVVRRERAAHDERSVLVACTGRGEELRERAARVPGALLSATGLDAPGVARLREELWELAKRAHAATERPY; this is encoded by the coding sequence GTGACGAACGAGGACCCCACAGCGGCCGACGGCTCACTGCTCCTCGACGAGCAACTGTGCTTCGCGCTGTACGCCGCCCAGCGCGCCGTGACGGCCGCGTACCGCCCGCTGCTGGAGGAACTCGGTCTCACCTACCCGCAGTACTTGGTGCTGCTCGTGCTCTGGGAGCGCGGCGAGACGACGGTCAAGGAGCTGGCGGCGGCGCTGCGGCTCGACTACGGCACGGTGTCGCCGTTGCTCAAGCGGCTGGAGAGCGCCGGGGTGGTGCGCCGGGAGCGCGCGGCCCACGACGAGCGCTCGGTGCTCGTCGCCTGCACGGGGCGCGGAGAGGAACTGCGGGAGCGCGCGGCGCGCGTGCCCGGCGCGCTCCTGTCCGCGACGGGGCTCGACGCCCCGGGCGTCGCGAGGTTGCGCGAGGAGTTGTGGGAGCTCGCAAAGAGGGCACACGCGGCGACCGAGCGCCCCTACTGA
- a CDS encoding cysteine hydrolase family protein, which produces MTTLAARPRTALLVIDVQKGVVAEAHQRDAVVATIAALVDRAREEGVPVVWVQHCDDDLVKGSEAWEYAPELIRRDAEPLIHKNYGDSFEDTELEEVLAGAGAGHLIVTGASTDVCIRSTLHGAFVRGYDVTLVADAHTTDDNSKWGAPPPDQVIAHTNLYWRYQSAPGRTAAVAEAKDVTFQYPA; this is translated from the coding sequence ATGACCACACTTGCCGCACGACCTCGCACGGCCCTGCTGGTGATCGACGTCCAGAAGGGTGTCGTGGCCGAGGCCCACCAGCGTGACGCGGTCGTCGCCACCATCGCCGCGCTCGTCGACCGGGCCCGCGAGGAGGGCGTCCCGGTGGTCTGGGTCCAGCACTGCGACGACGACCTGGTGAAGGGCAGCGAAGCCTGGGAGTACGCGCCGGAGCTGATACGCCGGGACGCGGAACCCCTGATCCACAAGAACTACGGCGACTCCTTCGAGGACACCGAACTGGAGGAGGTCCTCGCGGGCGCCGGGGCGGGCCACCTCATCGTGACCGGGGCGTCGACCGACGTCTGCATCCGCTCCACCCTCCACGGCGCCTTCGTCCGCGGCTACGACGTCACCCTCGTCGCCGACGCCCACACCACGGACGACAACAGCAAGTGGGGCGCCCCACCGCCGGACCAGGTCATCGCCCACACCAACCTGTACTGGCGGTACCAGTCGGCGCCGGGACGGACGGCGGCGGTGGCGGAGGCGAAGGACGTGACGTTTCAGTACCCGGCTTAA
- a CDS encoding SsgA family sporulation/cell division regulator, with translation MSVVEQYARAHIVTDADITVAEPEAVPVVLRYDPDADPRAVRVGLPGPHEWTFERALLEQGLRAPVEAGDVRVWPCGRVQAVVEFHSTHGVSVVQFESKALLRFLRRTYTATPVGS, from the coding sequence ATGTCGGTAGTCGAACAGTACGCGCGAGCCCATATCGTCACGGACGCCGACATCACGGTCGCGGAACCCGAGGCGGTCCCCGTCGTCCTGCGCTACGACCCCGACGCCGACCCGCGCGCGGTACGCGTCGGCCTGCCGGGGCCGCACGAGTGGACCTTCGAGCGGGCGCTCCTCGAACAGGGCCTGCGGGCGCCGGTCGAGGCCGGGGACGTACGGGTGTGGCCGTGCGGGCGGGTGCAGGCTGTGGTCGAGTTCCACTCCACCCACGGCGTCTCTGTGGTGCAGTTCGAGTCCAAGGCACTGCTCAGGTTCCTGCGCCGGACGTACACGGCCACCCCGGTGGGCAGCTAG
- the cbiQ gene encoding cobalt ECF transporter T component CbiQ — translation MGAGHAHKLYRHGHSPVHALPPHTKLAAVFCFVVVVVSTPREAMWAFGLYAVLLGVVTYLARVPAGFLLKRLLIEVPFVAFAVLMPFVAEGERVEVLGLSLSVNGLWGAWNVLAKGTLGVAASVLLASTTELRELLLGLQRLKLPPLLVQIASFMIRYGDVITDEMRRMRIARESRGFEARGVKHWGVLAKSAGALFIRSYERGERVHLAMVSRGYAGSMPVIDEVTASRAQWTYAFALPGAALVVCLLGWML, via the coding sequence ATGGGCGCCGGACACGCTCACAAGCTCTACCGGCACGGGCACTCCCCCGTGCACGCCCTGCCGCCGCACACCAAGCTCGCCGCGGTGTTCTGCTTCGTGGTGGTCGTCGTCTCGACCCCGCGGGAGGCGATGTGGGCCTTCGGGCTGTACGCCGTGCTGCTGGGCGTTGTCACGTACCTCGCGCGCGTGCCCGCCGGCTTCCTGCTCAAGCGGCTGCTGATCGAGGTGCCGTTCGTCGCGTTCGCGGTGCTGATGCCGTTCGTGGCGGAGGGCGAGCGGGTCGAGGTGCTGGGCCTCTCGCTGAGCGTCAACGGCTTGTGGGGCGCCTGGAACGTGCTCGCCAAGGGCACGCTCGGCGTGGCGGCCTCGGTCCTGCTGGCGTCCACGACCGAGCTGCGCGAACTCCTGCTGGGGCTCCAGCGGTTGAAGCTCCCGCCGCTGCTCGTGCAGATCGCCTCCTTCATGATCCGCTACGGCGATGTCATCACGGACGAGATGCGGCGCATGCGGATCGCGCGGGAGTCGCGCGGTTTCGAGGCGCGGGGCGTGAAGCACTGGGGGGTGCTCGCCAAGTCGGCGGGCGCCCTGTTCATCAGGTCCTACGAGCGCGGCGAGCGCGTGCACCTCGCCATGGTGAGCCGGGGTTACGCCGGTTCGATGCCGGTCATCGACGAGGTGACCGCGTCCCGGGCGCAGTGGACGTACGCGTTCGCGCTGCCGGGCGCGGCTCTGGTCGTATGTCTGTTGGGATGGATGCTGTGA
- a CDS encoding DUF1876 domain-containing protein, with product MMHTTVGWHVEMEFMEDTDHTRAVAMVRLPDGSEVRAHGHASRHHTDSHQPRVGEEVAGARALNELAMQLLTKAHGEIDAASGRTSHPIHV from the coding sequence ATGATGCACACCACTGTGGGATGGCACGTCGAGATGGAGTTCATGGAGGACACCGATCACACGCGCGCGGTGGCGATGGTCCGGCTGCCCGACGGCAGCGAGGTACGGGCCCACGGCCACGCCAGCCGTCACCACACCGACTCGCATCAGCCGCGGGTCGGCGAGGAGGTCGCCGGGGCCCGCGCGCTCAACGAACTCGCCATGCAGCTGCTGACCAAGGCGCACGGCGAGATCGACGCGGCGTCCGGGCGGACGTCCCACCCGATCCACGTATAG
- a CDS encoding organic hydroperoxide resistance protein, whose product MSDTTVVDTRPTKIMYVAEATAHGGRDGYVTSQDGQIGLKVAMPPALGGDGNGTNPEQLFAAGFSACFHNALVLVGRRAGFDLTGSMVAAKVGIGPNAQRGYGLAVALSVSLPVLDQTLASQLVDAAHEVCPYSNATRGNIDVTILLG is encoded by the coding sequence ATGAGTGACACCACCGTCGTCGACACCCGCCCGACGAAGATCATGTACGTCGCCGAGGCCACCGCCCACGGCGGCCGGGACGGCTACGTCACCAGCCAGGACGGCCAGATCGGGCTGAAGGTCGCGATGCCTCCGGCGCTGGGCGGCGACGGCAACGGCACGAATCCGGAGCAGCTGTTCGCGGCGGGCTTCAGCGCCTGTTTCCACAACGCGCTGGTGCTGGTGGGCCGCCGCGCCGGGTTCGACCTGACCGGTTCCATGGTCGCCGCGAAGGTCGGCATCGGCCCCAACGCCCAGCGCGGCTACGGTCTGGCGGTCGCCCTGAGCGTCTCGCTCCCCGTGCTCGACCAGACCCTCGCGAGCCAGCTGGTGGACGCCGCCCACGAGGTGTGCCCGTACTCCAACGCGACCCGCGGGAACATCGACGTGACGATCCTGCTTGGGTGA
- a CDS encoding YbaK/EbsC family protein, whose amino-acid sequence MTTTDSPAGTADSGAHPLFAEALREKGLDELRAQVRRFPEATRTAAEAAAAIGCELSQICKSLIFAADGVPVLVLMDGASRVDVELVREVLGAEKVTRAEADVVRETTGYAIGGVPPFGHRTRTRVLADRSLLEHDLVWAAAGNPHAVFPISPKDLVAHAGADLVDVREPTA is encoded by the coding sequence ATGACGACGACCGACAGCCCAGCGGGCACCGCCGACTCCGGAGCCCACCCCCTGTTCGCCGAGGCCCTGCGGGAGAAGGGGCTCGATGAGCTGCGTGCCCAGGTACGGCGGTTCCCGGAGGCGACCCGTACCGCCGCCGAGGCCGCCGCGGCCATCGGGTGCGAGCTGAGCCAGATCTGCAAGTCGCTGATCTTCGCGGCGGACGGGGTGCCGGTGCTGGTGCTGATGGACGGCGCCTCCCGGGTCGACGTCGAGCTGGTGCGCGAGGTGCTCGGGGCCGAGAAGGTGACGCGGGCCGAGGCGGACGTCGTACGGGAGACCACCGGGTACGCCATCGGGGGTGTCCCGCCCTTCGGGCACCGGACCAGGACGCGGGTGCTGGCCGACCGTTCGCTGCTGGAGCACGACCTCGTGTGGGCCGCGGCCGGCAATCCGCACGCCGTCTTCCCGATCTCGCCCAAGGACCTCGTCGCGCACGCCGGTGCCGACCTCGTGGACGTGCGCGAGCCCACCGCGTGA
- a CDS encoding toll/interleukin-1 receptor domain-containing protein codes for MSGVFINYRRGGHSGVVDDLDAALARHFGRGQVFLDRPSLLPGQRFADALAERVGDCDALVAVLHPGWADARHPSGARRLGDEDDWVRREIEWALAGGKFVLPVLLDGAEMPTAAELPDTLRALAGLNAPQLRETHWTADLAVVIAALEGSVRAKWQPVPAPDEPGPRPGRWLGALTVLLAAATLAGVPALPQDDDWVGTGVLPYTLTAALMCCLLLCAPLVAVAAVRVVRRSVDGLERDLHAVRHRTYIGKTWPVGVGLVLVGVYGALRGDLGMVQALVLLLVLGVAVARAAATDIRLRRRDDDLWARWPHRLPERVNRAVLRRAVARLHVRLDGMTAPLSLEQREKADWELEDIGGAVGRVADEAGRSRGEWLREDHPWLFAGYVVWLALIAALAVASGLAFADAGEGTVRRYVTLAVVVLIGVLLALGTLELAHRYQRRQRRELVRQVGGFRVTLAARVAAMSLPARTKPTAPAPRPEEYAEPE; via the coding sequence ATGAGCGGTGTCTTCATCAACTACCGCAGGGGCGGGCACTCCGGTGTCGTCGACGATCTCGACGCGGCCCTCGCGCGGCACTTCGGCCGGGGGCAGGTGTTCCTGGACCGGCCGTCCCTGCTGCCGGGGCAGCGGTTCGCGGACGCGCTGGCGGAGCGGGTCGGCGACTGCGACGCGCTGGTCGCCGTGCTCCACCCCGGCTGGGCGGACGCACGGCACCCGTCCGGGGCCCGGCGGCTCGGGGACGAGGACGACTGGGTCCGGCGGGAGATCGAATGGGCGCTGGCGGGCGGGAAGTTCGTCCTGCCGGTGCTGCTCGACGGGGCCGAGATGCCCACCGCCGCCGAACTGCCCGACACGCTCCGGGCGCTCGCCGGGCTCAACGCGCCCCAGCTGCGCGAGACGCACTGGACCGCCGACCTCGCCGTGGTGATCGCCGCGCTGGAGGGGAGCGTGCGCGCGAAGTGGCAGCCGGTCCCGGCGCCCGACGAGCCCGGGCCGCGCCCCGGGCGGTGGCTGGGGGCGCTGACCGTGCTGCTCGCCGCGGCCACCCTGGCCGGCGTTCCCGCGCTGCCGCAGGACGACGACTGGGTCGGCACCGGCGTGCTGCCGTACACCCTGACCGCCGCCCTGATGTGCTGTCTGCTGCTGTGCGCGCCGCTGGTCGCGGTCGCCGCCGTGCGGGTCGTACGGCGGTCCGTCGACGGCCTGGAGCGTGATCTGCACGCGGTCCGGCACCGGACGTACATCGGCAAGACCTGGCCGGTCGGGGTCGGGCTGGTCCTGGTCGGGGTGTACGGCGCGCTCCGCGGCGACCTGGGCATGGTGCAGGCGCTGGTCCTGCTGCTGGTCCTGGGCGTCGCGGTCGCCCGGGCGGCGGCGACCGACATCCGGCTGCGCCGCCGCGACGACGACCTGTGGGCCCGCTGGCCGCACCGGCTGCCCGAGCGGGTGAACCGGGCCGTGCTGCGCCGCGCGGTCGCCCGGCTCCATGTCCGCCTCGACGGGATGACCGCCCCGCTCTCGCTGGAGCAGCGGGAGAAGGCGGACTGGGAGCTGGAGGACATCGGCGGGGCGGTCGGGCGGGTGGCGGACGAGGCGGGGCGCTCGCGCGGGGAGTGGCTGCGGGAGGACCATCCGTGGCTGTTCGCCGGGTACGTGGTGTGGCTGGCGCTGATCGCGGCGCTGGCCGTCGCCTCGGGGCTCGCCTTCGCCGACGCCGGGGAGGGGACGGTCCGGCGGTATGTGACGCTGGCGGTGGTGGTGCTGATCGGCGTGCTGCTCGCGCTCGGCACGCTGGAGCTCGCGCACCGGTATCAGCGGCGGCAGCGGCGGGAGCTGGTACGGCAGGTGGGCGGGTTCCGGGTGACGCTGGCCGCGCGGGTGGCCGCGATGAGTCTCCCCGCACGCACCAAGCCGACGGCGCCCGCACCGCGGCCGGAGGAGTACGCGGAGCCTGAGTAG
- a CDS encoding energy-coupling factor ABC transporter ATP-binding protein, whose translation MSVGMDAVSGLDAVSGLDAVTASLEVSGLAFAYPDGHQALFGVDFSVARGERVALLGPNGAGKTTLVLHLNGILSGGTGSVRVAGLPVGKRHMAEIRRRVGIVFQDPDDQLFMPTVREDVAFGPAAAGVKGAELEARVDRALARVGMAEFKDRPPHHLSFGQRRRVAVATVLAMEPEILVLDEPSSNLDPASRRELADILRSLDVTVLMVTHDLPYALELCPRSLILSEGVIAADGKTSELLSDDDLMRAHRLELPFGFDPRSVSAGSDRP comes from the coding sequence ATGTCTGTTGGGATGGATGCTGTGAGTGGGTTGGACGCTGTGAGTGGGTTGGATGCCGTGACCGCTTCTCTCGAGGTCTCCGGCCTCGCCTTCGCCTACCCCGACGGGCATCAGGCCCTGTTCGGCGTGGACTTCTCCGTCGCGCGCGGGGAGCGGGTCGCGCTGCTCGGGCCGAACGGCGCCGGCAAGACGACCCTCGTGCTCCACCTCAACGGCATCCTGTCCGGCGGCACCGGCAGCGTGCGCGTCGCCGGGCTGCCCGTCGGCAAGCGGCACATGGCGGAGATCCGGCGCCGGGTCGGGATCGTCTTCCAGGATCCGGACGACCAGCTGTTCATGCCGACCGTGCGCGAGGACGTCGCGTTCGGACCGGCGGCCGCCGGCGTGAAGGGCGCGGAACTGGAGGCGCGCGTCGACCGTGCGCTGGCGCGCGTCGGCATGGCGGAGTTCAAGGACCGCCCGCCGCACCACCTCTCCTTCGGCCAGCGCCGCCGCGTGGCCGTCGCCACCGTGCTCGCCATGGAACCGGAGATCCTCGTCCTCGACGAGCCGTCCTCCAACCTCGACCCCGCCTCCCGGCGCGAACTCGCCGACATCCTGCGCTCCCTGGACGTCACGGTCCTCATGGTCACGCACGACCTCCCGTACGCCCTGGAGCTGTGCCCGCGCTCCCTCATCCTCAGCGAGGGCGTCATCGCGGCCGACGGCAAGACGTCCGAGCTGCTCTCCGACGACGACCTGATGCGCGCCCACCGCCTGGAGCTGCCGTTCGGCTTCGATCCGCGTTCGGTGTCCGCCGGGTCGGACCGTCCGTGA
- a CDS encoding serine hydrolase domain-containing protein produces the protein MDVNGTVAEGFEPVRDAFVRNFEQLGDRGAAVTVYRDGHKVVDLWAGTKDVDGGEPWQRGTAQIVRSATKGVAAAVPLMLAERGRLDLDAPVGEYWPEFKAHGKERVLVRQVLNHRAGLPVLDRPITPEQALDPLTGPEAVAAQTPVWEPGTDHGYHALTYGWLLDELVRRVTGRGTGEWIAEQIAGPLGAELWLGLPETEAHRAGRVGRVDAPEAAAAPRMRPKRSVTEAYQDPDSLTNRAFGAITPFPDQNDPAYRASALPATNGIATADGLARFYAATIGEVDGVRLLSPATVERARAEESAGPDRVLVVNTRFGLGYMLHGSAAPFLGPGSFGHPGRGGSLGFADPESGIAFGYVTNGLRRTVTADPRAQALVRAVRAAV, from the coding sequence GTGGACGTGAACGGCACAGTCGCCGAGGGCTTCGAGCCGGTCAGGGACGCGTTCGTCCGCAACTTCGAGCAGCTCGGGGACCGGGGCGCGGCCGTCACCGTGTACCGGGACGGACACAAGGTCGTCGACCTGTGGGCCGGCACCAAAGATGTCGACGGTGGTGAGCCGTGGCAGCGCGGCACCGCCCAGATCGTGCGCTCGGCGACCAAGGGCGTCGCCGCCGCCGTACCCCTGATGCTGGCCGAGCGCGGACGCCTCGACCTGGACGCGCCGGTCGGCGAGTACTGGCCGGAGTTCAAGGCGCACGGCAAGGAGCGGGTGCTCGTCCGGCAGGTGCTGAACCACCGGGCCGGACTGCCGGTCCTCGACCGCCCGATCACGCCCGAGCAGGCCCTGGACCCGCTGACGGGCCCGGAGGCCGTGGCCGCGCAGACGCCCGTGTGGGAGCCCGGCACGGATCACGGGTATCACGCGCTGACGTACGGCTGGCTGCTGGACGAGCTGGTGCGACGGGTGACGGGCCGCGGCACCGGTGAGTGGATCGCCGAGCAGATCGCCGGGCCGCTCGGGGCGGAGCTGTGGCTGGGGCTGCCCGAGACGGAGGCGCACCGGGCCGGGCGCGTGGGCCGGGTCGACGCGCCGGAGGCCGCCGCCGCGCCGCGGATGCGGCCGAAGCGTTCGGTGACCGAGGCCTATCAGGACCCCGACTCGCTCACCAACCGCGCCTTCGGCGCGATCACCCCCTTCCCCGACCAGAACGACCCGGCCTACCGGGCGAGCGCCCTGCCCGCGACCAACGGGATCGCCACGGCCGACGGTCTGGCCCGCTTCTACGCGGCGACGATCGGCGAGGTGGACGGCGTCCGGTTGCTGTCCCCGGCCACGGTGGAGCGGGCACGCGCCGAGGAGTCCGCCGGGCCCGACCGCGTTCTGGTGGTCAACACGCGTTTCGGGCTCGGCTACATGCTGCACGGCAGCGCGGCCCCGTTCCTCGGCCCGGGCTCCTTCGGCCACCCCGGCCGCGGCGGCTCGCTCGGCTTCGCCGACCCCGAGTCCGGCATCGCCTTCGGCTATGTGACCAACGGCCTGCGCAGGACGGTCACGGCGGATCCGCGGGCGCAGGCGCTGGTGCGGGCGGTACGGGCAGCCGTATAG
- a CDS encoding penicillin-binding transpeptidase domain-containing protein, which yields MGKRRRVAERRRTHRPAVIGGMVAVVVGGAGFAGYVLYSGGAAAEDRTSSTAASADEKPKVKTGPLSATEVNTTTRTFLTSWQQGKADRAAAVTSDTEAAAKLLTGYTKDAHLKDVTLTPGTPTGGKVPFAVKATVSYKGTSKPLSYDSSLTVVRNTTTGKPQVDWHAAVVHPDLKDGDTLVTGESGTPPVKAMDRDGGEITTEKYPSLGSVLDGLREKYGKKAGGKAGVELQVVRGKESKKAKLSDKTLLELSKGTPGTVKTTLSPTLQAAAEAQVAKRAQSSVVVLRPSTGEILAVANANKGFNVAFQGSLAPGSTMKVVTSSLLIEKGLASADKAHPCPKYFTYGGWKFQNDDKFSIKGGTFKASFARSCNTAFISQAPKLENDSLTEQAQQVFGLSMNNWAVGVPTFDGSVPVQSQAQMAASLIGQGAVRMNPLNMASVSATVESGVFRQPYLVSPDVDGRTLAKASRTMSSGTLSQLRELMAYTAAYGTAAEAMQGVYGNVGAKTGSAEVDGQKKPNGWFTAYRGDLAAAGVVQAGGHGGDTAGPIVAALLKMGS from the coding sequence GTGGGCAAGAGAAGGCGCGTCGCCGAGCGACGTAGGACGCACCGTCCCGCCGTGATCGGCGGGATGGTCGCCGTGGTCGTCGGCGGCGCCGGCTTCGCCGGGTACGTGCTGTACAGCGGTGGGGCGGCGGCCGAGGACCGTACGTCCTCGACGGCGGCCTCGGCCGACGAGAAGCCGAAGGTGAAGACGGGCCCGCTGTCCGCGACCGAGGTCAACACCACGACCCGGACGTTCCTGACGTCCTGGCAGCAGGGCAAGGCCGACCGGGCCGCCGCCGTCACCAGTGACACCGAGGCCGCCGCGAAGCTCCTCACCGGCTACACCAAGGACGCCCACCTCAAGGACGTCACCCTCACCCCCGGCACCCCGACCGGCGGCAAGGTGCCCTTCGCGGTGAAGGCGACGGTGTCGTACAAGGGCACCTCCAAGCCGCTGTCGTACGACAGTTCGCTCACCGTCGTCCGGAACACCACCACCGGCAAGCCCCAGGTCGACTGGCACGCCGCGGTCGTCCACCCCGACCTCAAGGACGGCGACACGCTCGTCACCGGTGAGTCCGGGACCCCGCCGGTCAAGGCCATGGACCGCGACGGCGGCGAGATCACCACCGAGAAGTACCCGTCGCTGGGCTCGGTGCTCGACGGGCTGCGCGAGAAGTACGGCAAGAAGGCCGGCGGCAAGGCGGGCGTCGAGCTCCAGGTCGTGCGCGGCAAGGAGTCGAAGAAGGCCAAGCTGTCCGACAAGACCCTGCTGGAGCTGAGCAAGGGCACGCCGGGCACGGTGAAGACGACGCTCAGCCCCACGCTCCAGGCGGCGGCCGAGGCGCAGGTCGCGAAGCGGGCGCAGTCGTCCGTGGTGGTGCTGCGGCCCTCGACGGGCGAGATCCTCGCCGTGGCGAACGCCAACAAGGGCTTCAACGTGGCCTTCCAGGGCTCCCTGGCGCCCGGCTCGACGATGAAGGTCGTCACCTCCTCGCTGCTGATCGAGAAGGGGCTGGCGTCGGCGGACAAGGCGCATCCGTGCCCGAAGTACTTCACGTACGGCGGCTGGAAGTTCCAGAACGACGACAAGTTCTCGATCAAGGGCGGCACCTTCAAGGCGAGCTTCGCCCGCTCCTGCAACACCGCCTTCATCAGCCAGGCGCCCAAGCTGGAGAACGACTCGCTGACCGAGCAGGCCCAGCAGGTCTTCGGTCTGTCCATGAACAACTGGGCGGTCGGCGTGCCCACCTTCGACGGCTCGGTGCCGGTGCAGTCGCAGGCCCAGATGGCGGCCTCGCTGATCGGCCAGGGCGCGGTGCGGATGAACCCGCTGAACATGGCGTCGGTGTCGGCGACCGTGGAGTCCGGCGTCTTCAGGCAGCCGTACCTGGTCTCCCCCGACGTGGACGGCCGCACGCTCGCGAAGGCCTCGCGCACGATGTCCTCGGGCACGCTCTCCCAGCTGCGCGAGCTGATGGCGTACACAGCGGCCTACGGCACGGCGGCGGAGGCGATGCAGGGCGTCTACGGCAACGTCGGCGCGAAGACCGGCTCGGCCGAGGTCGACGGCCAGAAGAAGCCCAACGGCTGGTTCACCGCCTACCGCGGCGACCTCGCCGCCGCCGGTGTCGTCCAGGCGGGCGGGCACGGCGGTGACACGGCGGGGCCGATCGTGGCCGCGCTGCTGAAGATGGGGAGCTAG